A DNA window from Plasmodium brasilianum strain Bolivian I chromosome 12, whole genome shotgun sequence contains the following coding sequences:
- a CDS encoding hypothetical protein (conserved Plasmodium protein) → MYNGIGLKTPRGSGTNGYVQTNMAHIRNARNTLREYERFRNEVKMNNNLVDKKYTCDFSIIEHSDKRNIELKVHLYEESLRDTGKEGVEELVNNYRNKLYDEYYEKKKREEKFNISENRTINTNENTHMLNDRKRKQLENFQRALKIKKEKKEDEREAKESLKEEKEYVKEKKEHIKTKKEHVKEKEEGVKEKKERIKEERTLNNSKNRLKKLAKYENKEKRVKNEKYFKNDKKYASSYSKESSNAKDTVSSDISSEGDKSRSIKRNSSLSNSSYSSYSSKSKRKQYKKKKRKIKILKCPETPTDTSCPRDVSHVSGISYTSDSACPIGSPYSSESTPSGDSYGTNSKSYTVSSARPSDSSTSFEEYTNPNTGNFNVAKYVHDVRAGTKKNKNGIRRNSNDDINKNHSSSNENNDNVNKNKVNNDHYNSDKYDSDKYKLHRQEKHKHDKHSYDRHMNDRYTNDRHTNDRHTNDRHTNDRHTNDRHTNDRHTNDRHTNDRHTNDRHTNDRHTNDRHTNDRHTNDRHTNDRHTNDRHTNDRHTNDRHTNDRHTNDIDNKRGHSRLRDINRVQHGRANRRNSHKKGRRNSNKRCRKKRYSDDDSDVSYVRRYKYNRESIVRSGSVLTRGMLKRKERHENYSTNHGKENNHDLKNSKMNNNRSSQETLKLLNNIKNYYRKKNSVDSEKCKSGSSRRRSLTDRSRKYNDERRGGEKNTEKNDSLNISNNSKLSSDTDENTDNHTHQRKKEYHADDSTSNQSSDPNHNVKNERNKRKNKSEVMNESDKEFEEQRKRRKDNYVEKSNNLKYELKENRYETKRSHREVKEENVKSEKVKGERGKEKIKDEKVNEIKEEDGKKTQRKQTKVYEVKQDLRGRTKGEKQEETEKKEQRLKGEEKERPRSISSEEEVKDKKQIKRERYANVEKKIKD, encoded by the coding sequence ATGTATAATGGTATTGGGTTGAAGACTCCAAGAGGTTCAGGAACAAATGGATACGTTCAAACGAACATGGCACATATTCGAAATGCTAGGAATACTTTAAGAGAATATGAAAGATTTagaaatgaagtaaaaatgaataataatctagttgacaaaaaatatacttgCGATTTTTCTATCATTGAACATTctgataaaagaaatatagaaTTAAAAGTTCATTTATATGAAGAAAGTCTGAGAGATACAGGTAAAGAAGGCGTTGAGGAACTAGTTAATAATTACAGAAATAAACTATATGatgaatattatgaaaaaaaaaaaagagaagaaaagtTTAACATAAGTGAAAATCGAACTATTAACACTAACGAAAATACTCATATGCTTAAtgatagaaaaagaaaacaattagaaaattttcaaagggctctgaaaattaaaaaggaaaaaaaggaagacgAAAGGGAAGCAAAGGAGAGCCTAAAGGAAGAAAAGGAGtatgtaaaagaaaaaaaggagcacataaaaacaaaaaaggagcatgtaaaggaaaaagaggaaggcgtaaaagaaaaaaaggagcgCATAAAGGAAGAACGAACGcttaataatagtaaaaacagattaaaaaaattagcaaaatatgaaaataaggaaaaaagagtaaaaaatgaaaaatatttcaaaaatgataaaaaatacgCTTCATCATATTCGAAAGAATCAAGTAATGCGAAGGACACAGTATCATCGGATATTTCAAGCGAAGGAGATAAATCAAGaagtataaaaagaaattcctCTTTGTCAAATTCCAGTTATTCTAGCTATTCGTCTAAGTCAAAGAggaaacaatataaaaaaaaaaaacgaaagaTTAAAATACTGAAATGTCCAGAAACCCCTACCGACACTTCTTGTCCAAGAGACGTATCGCATGTGAGCGGAATTTCCTATACAAGTGATTCGGCATGTCCAATAGGGTCACCCTATTCCAGTGAATCAACTCCTTCAGGAGATTCATATGGAACTAATTCTAAATCGTATACAGTGAGCTCAGCGCGTCCATCTGATTCGTCGACGTCATTTGAAGAGTACACGAATCCAAATACCGGCAATTTTAACGTAgcaaaatatgtacatgacGTTAGAGCAggaactaaaaaaaataaaaatggcaTACGGAGGAACAGTAATGACGATATCAATAAAAATCATAGTAGCAGTAACGAGAATAATGACAACGTGAATAAGAACAAGGTTAACAATGATCACTATAACAGCGATAAGTATGACAGTGATAAGTATAAACTCCACAGGCAAGAAAAGCATAAGCATGATAAACATTCATATGACAGGCATATGAATGACAGATATACGAATGATAGGCATACGAATGATAGACATACGAATGATAGGCATACGAATGATAGGCATACGAATGATAGGCATACGAATGATAGACATACGAATGATAGACATACGAATGATAGACATACGAATGATAGGCATACGAATGATAGGCATACGAATGATAGGCATACGAATGATAGGCATACGAATGATAGACATACGAATGATAGACATACGAATGATAGACATACGAATGATAGGCATACGAATGATAGGCATACGAATGATAGGCATACGAATGACATTGATAACAAAAGGGGACACTCGAGGTTACGGGATATAAACCGAGTCCAACATGGGAGAGCTAACCGAAGGAATTCACATAAAAAAGGTAGAAGAAATTCTAATAAACGATGTCGTAAAAAACGTTATAGTGATGATGATTCAGATGTTAGTTATGTAAGacgttataaatataataggGAAAGTATTGTAAGAAGTGGTAGCGTTTTGACACGAGGCATGttgaaaaggaaagaaagaCATGAAAATTATTCTACAAATcatggaaaagaaaataatcatgatttaaaaaattccaaAATGAACAATAATCGAAGTAGTCAAGAaactttaaaattattaaataatattaaaaattattataggaaaaaaaacagTGTCGATTCTGAAAAATGCAAATCAGGGAGTTCTAGAAGGCGCAGCTTAACTGATAGAAGTAGGAAATATAATGATGAAAGAAGAGGTGGAGAGAAAAATACCGAAAAAAATGATTCGTTAAACATTTCTAACAATTCGAAATTATCGTCTGATACGGACGAAAATACGGATAATCATACACACcagagaaaaaaagaatatcaTGCAGATGATTCGACATCCAACCAAAGTTCTGATCCGAATCATAATGTGAAAAACGAgcgaaataaaagaaaaaacaaaagtgaAGTAATGAATGAGAGTGATAAAGAATTTGAGGAACAAAGAAAAAGACGAAAAGATAATTATGTGGAAAAATCAAATAACTTAAAATATGAGTTGAAGGAAAACAGATATGAAACAAAAAGATCACATAGGGaagtaaaagaagaaaatgtcAAAAGTGAAAAAGTTAAAGGTGAAAGgggtaaagaaaaaattaaagatgaaaaagttaatgaaataaaggaagaagatggaaaaaaaacacaaaGAAAACAGACAAAAGTATATGAAGTTAAACAGGATCTCAGAGGAAGGACGAAAGGGGAAAAACAGgaagaaacagaaaaaaaagaacaaagaCTAAAAggtgaagaaaaagaaagaccAAGATCTATATCATCTGAAGAAGAAGTTAAGgacaaaaaacaaattaagcGTGAAAGATACGcaaatgtagaaaaaaaaataaaagattaa
- a CDS encoding acetyl-CoA acetyltransferase, with protein sequence MIENSLRKVYVVGYARTPIGALCGSISQIPVHKLAIPTILKALERSQIEKNVVDCLVFGQSFSGGCGPLPLQKILVATGINIDAKTHLVSNLCCSGLDSITVGYEFIKGGKDVCVVGSMESMSQSPFFLKNLRTAKYNLGNNILYDTNLSDGYDYITNSKELKKDNMFELFCKKFKIPRVDLDEYVINSFKRTANAYSDNLIQQEIFPLIIQKKKNKLELEKTIIDSDEIYKKCSIDNICNLSSDSIVTNYNIAPFADGACAIILMSEKKINELELNPLAEIITYDNASVYPSDFPLSISHSITKCLKKINKSFVDYYEINESSALDVIFNMNNLNLDLSNVNLNGGSLSLGHPSAVSGSRIFISLITVLKNFDMKLGCASINNYLGSSTSIVLENV encoded by the exons ATGATAGAGAATAGCCTCAGAAAAGTTTACGTTGTTGGTTACGCCAGAACACCAATAGGTGCCTTATGCGGGAGCATTTCACAAATACCTGTACACAAATtag CTATTCCCACTATATTAAAAGCCCTCGAGAGGAGtcaaattgaaaaaaatgtgGTCGATTGTTTAGTTTTTGGCCAGTCCTTTTCAGGCGGTTGCGGACCACTGCCCCTTCAGAAAATTCTTGTTGCCACAG GGATAAACATAGACGCGAAAACGCATCTAGTAAGCAATTTATGTTGTAGTGGTTTAGATTCCATAACAGTTGGATATGAATTTATCAAAGGAGGAAAAGATGTTTGTGTTGTTGGCTCAATGGAATCTATGTCACAGAGcccattttttttgaaaaatttaagaacagcaaaatataatttaggGAATAATATTCTCTATGACACTAATTTGAGTGATGGGTATGATTACATAACTAATAGtaaggaattaaaaaaagataatatgtTCGAATTATTTTGTAAGAAGTTTAAAATACCAAGAGTTGATTTAGATGAATATGTTATTAACTCATTCAAAAGAACAGCTAATGCTTATAGTGATAATTTGATTCAACAAGAAATTTTCCCattaataattcaaaaaaaaaaaaataaattagaattaGAAAAAACTATCATCGACAGtgatgaaatatataaaaaatgtagtaTTGACAATATTTGTAATTTGTCTAGTGATTCTATCGtaacaaattataatatagcCCCATTCGCAGACGGCGCATGCgctattatattaatgagcgaaaaaaaaataaatgaacttGAACTGAATCCTTTAGCtgaaataataacatatgaTAATGCTTCTGTTTATCCTTCTGATTTTCCTTTAAGTATATCTCACTCTATAACGAAATGCttgaagaaaataaacaaatcTTTTGTAGATTACTACGAAATTAATGAATCATCAGCACTAgatgtaatatttaatatgaataatttaaatttagatTTATCAAATGTCAATTTAAACGGTGGATCCCTATCCTTAGGTCATCCTAGTGCAGTTTCTGGCTCaagaatttttatatcattaataacagttttaaaaaattttgatatgAAACTAGGATGTGCttctataaataattatttaggTTCTTCGACATCCATAGTTCTAGAAAATGTGTAA
- a CDS encoding S-adenosylmethionine-dependent methyltransferase gives MNNYEKEYMNINIFSNIVLNCNYWLLKRNIILCIHSNKYHTHVNYFDRPVKRPTLIVNEKCVKNILNGFPWIYSKDVKNAEELFLYSPCLVNIKDEFNENIGIGIYNKNSTIASRILTRNINDNINEEFFNCRIKRAYKKRLELFPNDNFFRVVNAESDSLPGIIIDKFNKLICVQINASGMDILSHVILKSIENVLTPDVIILKNDNQIRKLEKLPLKKEVYKGLYTSPIEVRENGLTFFVDILRGQKTGWYYDQRYNRSMLISYCKNKNVLDLFSYTGSFGITLAYYGANEVTCVDSSYLAIQNGIKSAQYNNVLDKINFVHSCVKKFFNVCLHVQLITAFRKGETSKNGKSCHLVRINQEKKNNEAKYFPSGREEQNNEAKYFPGGREEQNNEAKYIPGGREEQSNEAKYIPGGREEQNNEAKYFPDGKEEQVNSTKHDMNSSEKSNYINKQECEKGEQKLFSDIENIFIYEKSNSNTTHIEDIESLLIKNNNYDFFKKKYDVILIDPPALARNSYLLPSALKVYEKLLYISFKIMQKPGYVFVSSCNKLVGYEELILCIRRSLNWSNCEGTIIGEGRISSDHPIHVSLPETKYLTSVLLMVT, from the exons atgaaCAACTATGAAAAAgagtatatgaatataaacatttttagcAATATCGTATT gaATTGCAATTATTGGttattaaaaaggaatataattCTATGTATCCATAGTAACAAATATCATACACatgttaattattttgatAGACCTGTAAAGAGACCAACATTAATTGTAAACGAGAAATGTGTGAAGAATATACTTAATGGTTTTCCTTGGATATATTCCAAGGATGTGAAAAATGCagaagaattatttttatatagtcCTTGTTtagttaatataaaagatgaGTTCAATGAAAACATAGGAATAGggatatacaataaaaattcaaCTATTGCATCGCGAATATTAACTAGGAacataaatgataatataaatgaagaattttttaattgtagaATAAAGAgagcatataaaaaaagattagaATTATTTCCTAATGATAACTTTTTTAGAGTTGTAAATGCAGAAAGTGATTCGTTACCAGGTATTATTATTGATAAATTCAATAAGCTTATATGTGTTCAAATAAATGCAAGTGGAATGGATATACTGTCTcatgttatattaaaaagcattgaaaatgttttaacaccagatgtaattattttaaagaatgATAATCAAATAAGAAAACTAGAAAAATTACctctaaaaaaagaagtatataAAGGTTTATATACATCACCAATAGAAGTTAGAGAAAATGGGTTAACATTTTTTGTGGATATATTGAGAGGACAAAAGACAGGATGGTATTATGATCAAAGATATAATCGTTCAATGCTTATTTCATATtgtaagaataaaaatgtattagatttattttcatatacaGGCTCCTTTGGTATTACTTTAGCTTATTATGGTGCTAATGAAGTAACCTGTGTTGATTCCTCTTATCTAGCTAttcaaaatggaataaaatcAGCTCAATATAATAACGTgttagataaaataaattttgtgCATTCCTGCgttaaaaaattctttaatGTATGTTTGCATGTTCAGTTAATAACTGCTTTCAGGAAAGGGGAAACTTCGAAAAATGGAAAGAGTTGTCATTTGGTAAGAATAAAtcaagagaaaaaaaataatgaagcaAAGTATTTTCCAAGTGGAAGggaagaacaaaataatgaagcAAAGTATTTTCCAGGTGGAAGggaagaacaaaataatgaagcAAAGTATATTCCAGGTGGAAGGGAAGAACAAAGTAATGAAGCAAAGTATATTCCAGGTGGAAGggaagaacaaaataatgaagcAAAGTATTTTCCAGATGGAAAGGAGGAACAAGTTAATTCAACCAAACATGACATGAACAGTTCAGAAAAAtcgaattatataaataaacaggAATGTGAAAAAGGGGAGCAGAAACTCTTTTCAGATATtgagaatatatttatatatgaaaagagtaatagtaatacaaCCCATATAGAGGATATAGAAAGCTTactaattaaaaacaataattatgattttttcaaaaaaaaatatgatgtTATATTAATAGACCCACCTGCACTAGCACGTAACAGTTATTTATTACCATCTGCATTAAAAGTTTACGAAAAACTTttgtatatttcatttaaaataatgcaaaaacCTGGATATGTCTTTGTGTCAAGTTGCAATAAATTAGTAGGTTATGAGGAATTAATTCTTTGTATAAGAAGATCATTGAATTGGTCCAATTGCGAGGGTACAATAATAGGTGAAGGAAGAATTAGTTCAGATCATCCTATTCATGTTTCATTGCCAGAGACGAAATATTTAACGTCCGTTCTTTTAATGGTTACATAg